A single region of the Salvia miltiorrhiza cultivar Shanhuang (shh) chromosome 8, IMPLAD_Smil_shh, whole genome shotgun sequence genome encodes:
- the LOC131001237 gene encoding 60S ribosomal protein L23 yields MSKRGRGGTAGNKFRMSLGLPVAATVNCADNTGAKNLYIISVKGIKGRLNRLPSACVGDMVMATVKKGKPDLRKKVMPAVIVRQRKPWRRKDGVFMYFEDNAGVIVNPKGEMKGSAITGPIGKECADLWPRIASAANAIV; encoded by the exons ATGTCGAAGCGGG GGCGCGGAGGAACGGCCGGAAACAAGTTCCGGATGTCGCTGGGTCTGCCGGTGGCGGCAACGGTGAACTGCGCTGATAACACCGGCGCCAAGAATCTCTACATTATTTCCGTCAAGGGGATCAAAGGAAGGCTGAACAGGCTGCCATCGGCTTGCGTGGGAGATATGGTGATGGCCACGGTGAAGAAAGGGAAGCCTGATTTGAGGAAAAAGGTCATGCCCGCCGTTATTGTGAGGCAGCGGAAGCCTTGGAGGCGAAAGGATGGCGTGTTCATGTATTTTGAAG ATAATGCTGGTGTTATTGTAAACCCAAAGGGAGAAATGAAAG GTTCTGCTATTACGGGTCCAATTGGAAAGGAATGCGCCGATTTGTGGCCGAGGATTGCTAGTGCTGCAAATGCCATTGTTTGA
- the LOC131001238 gene encoding transcription factor MYB10-like, whose product MRKPSVDKNGVKKGAWSEEEDNKLRSYILRYGHWNWRLLPKFAGLARCGKSCRLRWVNYLKPGLKRGGFTIEEENLIAKLHDELGNKWSAMAAIIPGRTDNEIKNFWHTHLKKRSKKVPAAPASPSPSPSESKGCEKVILESSRGVVWDSEESGGEAEKGESPIQVEFNERGSGTRLLDGFLDSFWTHPFLVDTSYTHHHSFSAFMDQEDAIYLFT is encoded by the exons ATGAGAAAACCCAGTGTTGACAAGAATGGAGTGAAGAAAGGAGCGTGGAGTGAAGAAGAAGACAACAAGCTAAGATCTTACATTCTCAGATATGGCCACTGGAACTGGAGATTGCTGCCCAAGTTTGctg GTCTAGCTAGATGTGGCAAGAGTTGCAGACTGCGATGGGTAAACTATCTTAAACCTGGTCTAAAACGAGGGGGTTTCACCATCGAAGAAGAAAATCTGATCGCTAAACTACACGATGAGCTTGGCAACAA GTGGTCAGCCATGGCGGCAATAATTCCGGGAAGAACTGACAATGAAATAAAGAACTTCTGGCACACACATCTGAAGAAACGCAGCAAAAAGGTTCCAGCAGCTCCGgcatctccatctccatctccatctgAAAGCAAAGGTTGTGAGAAGGTGATTCTGGAATCATCGCGCGGTGTGGTGTGGGATTCAGAAGAGAGTGGTGGTGAAGCAGAAAAGGGCGAGAGCCCAATACAGGTGGAATTCAATGAGAGGGGGAGTGGTACTCGTTTGTTGGATGGATTTCTCGACAGTTTTTGGACTCACCCATTTCTGGTCGACACTTCTTACACTCATCATCACAGCTTTTCGGCATTCATGGACCAAGAAGATGCAATTTACCTTTTCACATAG
- the LOC130998102 gene encoding uncharacterized protein LOC130998102 gives MAGGKRRAECENGEAAEETHYSIQHKQSSTNDPSVEIISENEEVESCFNHDFEYVDGHRVKTQFAPLLRAVFNKYGDISRGNNVKSSKLVSIFLERICHVYERVEQADLTRAEIQGMLSELRLFERRKLKVRWIVERLEYKSIEFMEKDLEAYGRQVCSLQRKISSIRAQLLEMHKARNDQTEANRSEAVRRSTRSRKKPDWHKAFCFLYDT, from the coding sequence ATGGCAGGAGGAAAGAGGAGAGCAGAATGTGAAAATGGAGAAGCTGCAGAAGAAACTCATTACAGCATTCAACACAAACAATCTTCTACTAATGATCCGAGCGTGGAAATTATTTCAGAAAATGAGGAAGTCGAATCTTGTTTCAATCACGATTTTGAATATGTGGATGGGCACAGGGTGAAAACTCAGTTTGCCCCTCTGCTCAGAGCTGTCTTCAACAAATACGGCGACATAAGTAGGGGCAACAATGTCAAATCCTCCAAGCTTGTGTCCATCTTCCTGGAGCGGATCTGCCATGTGTATGAAAGGGTAGAGCAGGCCGATCTCACGCGTGCAGAGATCCAAGGCATGCTCTCTGAGCTCCGCCTATTTGAGAGGCGCAAGCTGAAAGTGAGATGGATTGTTGAGAGACTGGAGTATAAATCCATTGAATTCATGGAGAAGGATTTGGAAGCGTATGGAAGACAAGTTTGTTCACTACAGCGGAAAATCTCATCAATCAGAGCACAACTACTAGAGATGCACAAGGCTAGAAATGATCAAACAGAAGCAAATCGCAGTGAGGCCGTGAGACGATCCACCAGATCAAGGAAGAAGCCGGACTGGCATAAGGCTTTTTGCTTCTTATACGATACCTAG